One genomic window of Cellulophaga sp. Hel_I_12 includes the following:
- a CDS encoding SPFH domain-containing protein, whose amino-acid sequence MTNEKTTKPANGYLFLFLVFLLIGLSVYFIISQQNPIYIIGIVLALFLLPGFILVNPNGSRVLLLFGKYIGTIKENGFYWVLPFYSKSKISLRASNFDSERLKVNDKLGNPVMISTILVWRVTDTYKAAFEVDDYKNFVRVQTDAAVRKLASMYPYDNFADEGHTEDITLRSSVNEVSEALEKEVQERLAMAGIEVLEARIGYLAYAQEIASAMLKRQQATAIVAARHKIVEGAVSMVEMAIDMLNKKQVVELDEERKAAMVSNLMVVLCSDKDVSPVVNSGTLNH is encoded by the coding sequence ATGACAAACGAAAAAACCACCAAACCTGCCAACGGTTATTTATTTTTATTTCTCGTATTCCTGCTTATCGGACTAAGCGTCTATTTTATAATTTCACAACAAAATCCGATTTATATTATTGGTATAGTCCTAGCCCTATTTTTACTTCCCGGTTTTATTTTGGTTAACCCAAATGGGTCACGGGTTTTATTGCTTTTTGGTAAGTATATTGGAACGATAAAAGAAAACGGGTTTTACTGGGTCCTTCCATTTTATTCAAAAAGTAAAATTTCACTACGGGCTAGTAATTTTGATAGTGAACGCTTAAAAGTTAATGATAAACTTGGAAATCCTGTCATGATTAGCACCATTTTGGTATGGCGGGTTACTGATACCTATAAGGCGGCTTTTGAAGTAGATGATTATAAAAATTTTGTACGAGTACAAACCGATGCTGCTGTTCGGAAATTAGCAAGTATGTACCCCTATGATAATTTTGCTGATGAAGGGCATACAGAGGATATTACATTAAGGTCGAGTGTTAATGAGGTAAGTGAAGCATTAGAAAAAGAAGTTCAAGAGCGCTTGGCAATGGCTGGTATTGAGGTGTTAGAGGCGAGAATTGGATATTTGGCCTATGCGCAAGAAATAGCGAGTGCCATGTTAAAACGCCAACAAGCCACAGCCATAGTCGCGGCTCGTCACAAAATCGTAGAAGGTGCTGTAAGCATGGTGGAAATGGCCATTGATATGTTGAATAAAAAACAAGTCGTTGAACTCGATGAAGAACGAAAAGCAGCCATGGTGAGCAACCTGATGGTGGTATTATGTTCTGATAAAGATGTAAGTCCTGTAGTCAATTCAGGAACTTTAAACCACTAA
- a CDS encoding S9 family peptidase, which produces MKKATILLLIVGTFFTVNAQEITGKWNGVLKVQGTQLRLAFNVDKSDAGFSSTMDSPDQGAFDIPVTKTTFENNRIKFEVANLLISYVGELKDNEIIGNFSQSGQAFAMNLSRNEIEKLVLKRPQEPKKPYSYYSEDISFQNAKANISLSGTLTLPKKEGVYPAVILISGSGPQNRDEELLGHKPFLVIADHFTKNGIAVLRYDDRGVGASKGDFTTATSADFATDVESAIAYLNTRKEINKNKIGLVGHSEGGLIAPMVASTSKNVSFIVLLAGTGISGGEILLLQQELIARASGISESEIKKTYDVNKVIFNLVATSKNSEKLNDDLSKLIHTAIENDASIVIPDGMTKEKYVAQQLNQILNPWMKFFIKYDPAPALEKVKCPVLAVNGEKDLQVPPKENLTAIKNALAKGGNKKLTTIEFPNLNHLFQESQTGAPSEYASIEQTFSPMALEAITTWIKKQVE; this is translated from the coding sequence ATGAAAAAAGCTACAATTTTACTCCTAATCGTGGGTACATTTTTTACTGTAAATGCCCAAGAAATTACTGGAAAATGGAATGGTGTTTTAAAAGTTCAAGGAACACAATTGCGACTCGCTTTTAATGTGGATAAATCAGATGCCGGATTTAGTTCCACCATGGACAGTCCAGACCAAGGCGCCTTTGACATTCCTGTTACCAAAACCACCTTTGAAAACAATCGCATAAAATTTGAAGTCGCAAACTTACTTATTAGCTATGTTGGTGAATTAAAAGATAATGAGATCATCGGTAATTTTTCTCAGAGCGGACAAGCATTTGCTATGAATTTATCTCGGAATGAGATTGAAAAATTAGTACTAAAAAGACCACAAGAGCCTAAAAAACCCTATTCTTACTATTCAGAAGATATTAGTTTTCAAAACGCCAAAGCAAATATTTCTTTATCAGGCACACTAACACTCCCTAAAAAAGAAGGTGTATATCCGGCAGTTATTCTAATTTCAGGGAGTGGACCCCAAAATAGAGATGAAGAACTGCTAGGCCACAAACCCTTTTTGGTAATAGCTGACCACTTCACCAAAAACGGAATTGCAGTTTTAAGGTACGACGACAGAGGCGTTGGTGCATCAAAAGGAGATTTCACTACAGCAACCTCTGCTGATTTTGCCACAGATGTAGAAAGTGCTATTGCCTATTTAAATACTAGAAAAGAAATCAATAAAAATAAAATTGGTTTAGTAGGGCATAGTGAAGGTGGCTTAATTGCACCGATGGTTGCTTCAACATCGAAAAATGTGAGCTTTATTGTTTTACTAGCTGGAACTGGAATTTCAGGAGGTGAAATACTACTCTTACAGCAAGAATTAATCGCTAGAGCTTCTGGAATCTCTGAATCCGAAATAAAAAAGACCTACGACGTAAATAAAGTTATTTTTAATTTAGTCGCTACTTCTAAGAACAGTGAAAAGTTGAATGATGATTTGTCAAAACTAATCCATACAGCTATTGAAAATGATGCCAGTATTGTAATTCCTGATGGCATGACAAAAGAAAAATATGTGGCGCAACAATTGAATCAAATTTTAAATCCTTGGATGAAATTCTTTATAAAATACGACCCAGCTCCTGCATTAGAAAAAGTAAAATGTCCTGTTTTGGCGGTCAATGGAGAAAAAGATTTACAAGTTCCGCCTAAAGAAAATTTAACGGCTATTAAAAATGCGCTAGCAAAAGGTGGAAATAAAAAGCTAACGACTATTGAGTTTCCTAATCTAAACCATTTATTTCAAGAATCACAAACAGGTGCGCCTTCTGAATATGCTAGCATTGAACAAACCTTCTCCCCTATGGCTTTAGAAGCAATTACTACTTGGATCAAAAAGCAAGTAGAGTAA
- a CDS encoding DUF2089 family protein, producing MSKLPVKCPSCEQHLHVSQLSCLTCDTLISGSYPLPKLMQLPQEDQDFILQFVLHSGSLKKMALQMEISYPTMRNKLDDIIEKLQPKL from the coding sequence ATGAGTAAATTACCCGTCAAATGCCCGAGTTGCGAACAGCATTTACATGTAAGCCAGCTTTCCTGTTTAACGTGTGATACCTTAATTTCTGGTAGTTATCCATTACCGAAATTAATGCAACTTCCACAAGAAGATCAAGACTTTATACTTCAATTTGTGCTGCACAGCGGAAGTCTTAAAAAAATGGCTTTACAAATGGAAATCAGTTACCCTACCATGCGGAATAAGCTAGATGATATTATTGAAAAACTACAACCTAAGCTATAA
- a CDS encoding transglycosylase domain-containing protein, with protein sequence MKFNRIKSPIFRYGILILGALLVFLLLFIGSVYLGLWGKIPSKKELSSLEYQKASEVYTADSVLIGKYYLFDRQPIAYTEFPEHLLKSLIAIEDERFYEHSGIDYKSLMRVGFKSILMQDQSAGGGSTLTQQLAKNLYPRKDRTKTNIVVDKLKEMMIASRLEANYSKEDILYHYLNTVSFGDNTFGIESASLKFFNKKAKQLKTEEAAVLVGMLKATYGYNPRIYPENSLKRRNLVLQAMFSNGFLKEVEKDSLLQIPLKLDYKDYNYSDGLAPYFREEVRKQLLVWTKSENEKGANYNIYTSGLKIYTTLNYDMQVLAEQAMVEHLTALQKNFEESYGKNPPWLRDQKLIDKLLKRTESYKKLRAMGLTSSQIMDSMEIKKTIILADWDGEKSSMVSTIDSLQHYMKFLNTGSLGIDPTTGAVKTWIGGINFKYYKYDHISQSKRQVGSTFKPIVYTAALEDGISPCTYFSAQEVEYKNLKGWSPSNSGTKEEGYLNYSMEEALSNSVNTVAVKVLEDVGILNVIRQASKMGILEKLPNEPSLALGTGEIKITELAGAYASYVNESKPVTPYLIEKIVNSKDAIVQVFKPTINVPEAFSSETRQLMLEMMKSTINTGTASRIRSTYKLPNAIAGKTGTTQDNKDAWFVGITPKLIHITWVGLDNYELGFKNTSLGQGANAALPMFAIFMQKLNKDKQFSEITKAQFETPSANVLDKLDCDPIKKDGFLKRLFKNPDKKRTKNFKDN encoded by the coding sequence TTGAAATTTAACCGAATAAAATCACCCATTTTTAGATATGGCATCCTAATACTAGGGGCCTTACTTGTATTTTTATTACTTTTTATTGGCTCTGTTTACCTCGGGTTGTGGGGAAAAATTCCATCTAAAAAAGAACTCTCAAGCTTAGAATACCAAAAAGCTAGCGAGGTGTATACAGCAGATAGTGTTTTAATTGGAAAGTATTATTTATTTGATCGACAGCCAATCGCTTATACAGAATTCCCTGAACATTTATTAAAATCATTGATCGCCATTGAAGATGAGCGTTTTTACGAGCATTCTGGTATTGATTATAAAAGCTTAATGAGAGTAGGTTTTAAGTCTATCTTAATGCAAGACCAATCTGCTGGAGGAGGAAGCACCTTAACACAACAATTAGCAAAAAATTTATATCCACGAAAAGATAGGACAAAAACCAATATTGTTGTTGATAAACTAAAAGAAATGATGATTGCCTCTCGGTTAGAAGCTAATTACTCCAAAGAAGATATTCTTTATCACTATTTAAACACCGTAAGTTTTGGTGATAACACCTTTGGTATTGAAAGTGCCTCGTTAAAATTCTTCAACAAAAAAGCCAAACAGTTAAAAACGGAAGAAGCTGCGGTCTTAGTAGGAATGCTAAAAGCTACTTATGGCTATAATCCCAGAATTTATCCTGAAAATAGTTTAAAACGAAGAAATTTGGTGTTACAAGCGATGTTTTCTAATGGTTTTTTAAAAGAAGTTGAAAAAGATAGTCTACTACAAATTCCACTAAAATTAGATTATAAGGATTACAACTACAGTGATGGCTTGGCACCGTACTTTAGAGAAGAGGTACGAAAACAACTATTGGTATGGACAAAAAGTGAAAATGAAAAAGGTGCCAATTACAATATCTATACCTCCGGCTTAAAAATATACACCACGCTAAATTATGACATGCAGGTGCTCGCAGAGCAGGCTATGGTAGAGCATTTAACTGCTTTACAGAAAAATTTTGAAGAAAGCTATGGTAAAAATCCACCTTGGCTGCGTGATCAAAAGCTAATCGATAAACTTTTAAAAAGAACTGAAAGCTATAAAAAGCTTAGAGCAATGGGACTTACTTCTTCTCAAATCATGGATTCCATGGAGATTAAAAAAACGATCATCTTAGCTGATTGGGATGGTGAGAAATCCAGTATGGTAAGTACCATTGACAGTTTGCAACATTATATGAAATTCCTAAACACGGGTTCATTAGGTATAGATCCTACAACCGGTGCGGTGAAAACATGGATAGGTGGTATCAATTTTAAATATTATAAATACGATCATATTTCACAAAGCAAACGCCAAGTAGGTTCTACTTTTAAACCTATTGTTTATACTGCCGCCCTAGAAGATGGTATTTCACCTTGTACCTATTTTTCGGCTCAAGAAGTGGAATACAAAAATTTAAAAGGCTGGTCCCCTAGTAATTCTGGAACTAAAGAGGAAGGCTACTTAAACTACTCCATGGAAGAAGCCTTAAGTAACAGCGTAAATACTGTAGCCGTAAAAGTATTAGAAGATGTCGGTATCTTAAACGTAATTCGTCAAGCCAGTAAAATGGGTATTTTAGAAAAGCTACCCAACGAACCATCATTAGCTTTAGGAACTGGAGAAATAAAAATTACAGAACTAGCAGGTGCATACGCAAGTTATGTCAATGAAAGTAAGCCCGTAACCCCCTATTTAATTGAAAAAATTGTCAATAGCAAAGATGCTATTGTTCAGGTTTTTAAACCAACTATCAATGTACCTGAAGCATTTTCATCAGAAACAAGACAACTAATGCTCGAGATGATGAAAAGCACCATCAACACTGGAACAGCATCAAGAATCAGAAGCACTTATAAATTGCCTAATGCCATTGCCGGTAAAACAGGAACTACACAAGATAATAAAGATGCTTGGTTTGTGGGTATAACTCCAAAATTAATACACATCACTTGGGTTGGACTAGATAATTACGAACTCGGTTTTAAAAATACGAGTTTAGGACAAGGTGCTAATGCAGCACTTCCCATGTTCGCCATCTTTATGCAGAAATTGAATAAAGACAAACAATTTTCAGAGATTACCAAGGCACAGTTTGAAACCCCTTCGGCTAATGTGCTCGATAAATTAGACTGTGATCCTATTAAAAAAGACGGATTTTTAAAGCGACTTTTCAAAAATCCTGACAAAAAGAGAACTAAAAATTTTAAAGATAATTAA
- a CDS encoding S1/P1 nuclease produces MKKISILLLTLLAQLTFANEYDWSKTGHRTTGEVAQRHLTKKAKKAIAEILDGQSLPLVSTYADDIKSDRTYKEFSAWHYVNFPADKKYTDVAPSPYGDIVLGIEKCMAIVKNENSSKEDKAFYLKLLVHLVGDLHQPMHAGREEDKGGNDIQLQWFGKGTNLHRLWDSNMIDDYGMSYTELADNLPAVNKNQIKEIQKGNVFDWVEESQDLANELYNSVEVGEKLGYDYSYKYWGMVETQLQKGGLRLAKVLNDLF; encoded by the coding sequence ATGAAGAAAATATCCATTTTATTACTAACACTATTGGCTCAATTAACTTTTGCTAATGAGTATGATTGGTCAAAAACTGGTCACAGAACCACGGGTGAAGTAGCACAAAGACATCTTACAAAAAAAGCGAAAAAGGCAATTGCTGAAATTTTAGACGGCCAAAGTTTGCCGTTAGTGTCTACGTATGCGGATGATATCAAATCAGATCGAACCTATAAAGAGTTTAGTGCTTGGCATTACGTGAACTTTCCTGCGGATAAAAAATATACCGATGTAGCTCCTAGTCCATATGGCGATATTGTGTTGGGTATAGAAAAATGTATGGCCATCGTAAAAAATGAAAATAGCAGCAAAGAAGACAAAGCTTTTTACTTAAAATTATTAGTTCATTTAGTGGGCGATTTACATCAGCCTATGCACGCTGGGCGAGAAGAAGATAAAGGCGGTAACGATATTCAATTGCAATGGTTTGGCAAGGGAACTAACCTACACCGACTTTGGGACAGTAATATGATTGATGATTATGGAATGAGTTATACCGAATTAGCAGATAATTTGCCAGCCGTAAATAAGAACCAAATCAAAGAAATTCAAAAAGGAAATGTATTTGATTGGGTAGAAGAATCTCAAGACCTAGCCAATGAATTATACAATTCTGTAGAGGTTGGCGAGAAGCTGGGCTATGACTACAGCTATAAATATTGGGGTATGGTCGAAACGCAACTTCAAAAAGGAGGTTTACGTTTGGCTAAGGTGCTGAATGATTTGTTTTAA
- a CDS encoding RagB/SusD family nutrient uptake outer membrane protein, protein MKKFSFILIFVLFTGVLVTSCEKEYLDQVPTEGVATASATETTGNLFLVINGIHRSLYIRYGAQGRTGISSLMLQNENLGEDYVNTARANGWFIATSGWQSHTNATAADDLFPYRTYYRIIRNANVIINGAENAVGDAAERDAAVGQALTYRAWAHFQMVQLYGQRYVPGGGNSQLGIPIRLTPDNEPLARNTVEEVYTQVNQDLDDAIAVFSNYTRPNKSHLDVSVARGLKARVALVQGNYGIAADFASQAKDGYQLMDNDTYFNNFSDYNNVEWMWGSFIQEDQTDVFGNFGAYISRNFSSSNIRGNPKAISRLLYDQIAATDVRKRLWDPTGAHPVLPAGIEISSAHSRRPYTNQKFLAAGTGDSRMDTPYMRAAEMYLIEAEALSYSDEAAARQVLFELASNRDPNYTLSTNSGPALKEEIYVQRRIELWGEGFRFYDLKRLNLPLDRRGSNHSADLISDVFQVPAGDSRWQWLIPQDALNANPLLEQNPL, encoded by the coding sequence ATGAAAAAATTTAGTTTTATTTTAATTTTTGTTCTTTTTACGGGAGTCCTAGTTACTTCATGTGAAAAAGAATATTTAGATCAAGTGCCCACAGAAGGTGTGGCCACTGCCAGTGCTACAGAAACCACTGGTAACTTATTTTTAGTGATTAATGGAATTCATAGATCGCTATATATTAGGTATGGAGCACAGGGTAGAACGGGTATTAGTTCCCTTATGCTTCAGAATGAGAATCTTGGTGAAGATTACGTCAATACAGCCAGAGCCAATGGTTGGTTTATAGCTACTAGTGGTTGGCAATCACATACAAATGCAACGGCCGCTGATGATTTATTCCCATATAGAACCTACTATAGGATCATTAGAAATGCCAATGTTATTATTAATGGGGCTGAAAATGCTGTTGGGGATGCGGCCGAAAGAGATGCAGCTGTAGGTCAAGCACTGACCTATAGAGCTTGGGCTCATTTTCAAATGGTACAATTATACGGTCAGCGTTATGTGCCAGGAGGAGGCAACAGCCAATTAGGAATTCCTATTCGTCTTACGCCTGATAATGAGCCATTGGCAAGAAATACTGTTGAAGAGGTTTATACACAGGTAAATCAAGATTTAGACGATGCAATCGCTGTATTTAGCAACTATACTAGACCTAATAAATCGCATTTAGATGTAAGTGTTGCCAGAGGTTTAAAAGCTCGAGTGGCACTAGTACAAGGTAATTACGGTATAGCCGCAGATTTTGCATCACAAGCAAAAGATGGTTACCAATTAATGGATAATGACACTTATTTTAATAATTTTAGTGATTATAATAATGTGGAATGGATGTGGGGCAGCTTTATTCAGGAAGATCAAACTGATGTTTTTGGTAATTTTGGCGCTTATATTTCACGTAACTTTAGTTCATCAAATATTCGTGGTAATCCAAAAGCTATAAGCAGGTTATTATATGACCAAATAGCAGCGACTGATGTTCGAAAAAGATTATGGGATCCAACAGGTGCACATCCAGTATTACCTGCTGGTATTGAAATAAGTTCTGCACACTCGAGAAGACCTTATACGAACCAAAAGTTTTTAGCGGCAGGTACTGGAGACAGTAGAATGGACACTCCTTATATGAGAGCTGCCGAAATGTATCTTATAGAAGCAGAAGCACTTTCCTACAGTGACGAAGCAGCAGCCAGACAGGTACTCTTTGAATTGGCTTCTAATAGAGATCCAAATTATACCTTATCTACAAATTCAGGTCCAGCTTTAAAGGAAGAAATATACGTTCAAAGACGTATTGAGCTTTGGGGAGAAGGATTTAGATTTTATGATTTAAAGAGGTTAAACCTTCCTTTAGATCGCAGGGGTTCAAATCATAGTGCAGATTTAATATCTGATGTATTTCAAGTTCCTGCTGGAGATAGCAGATGGCAATGGCTAATCCCTCAGGATGCCTTAAATGCAAACCCACTTTTAGAGCAAAATCCACTATAA
- a CDS encoding TonB-dependent receptor — protein sequence MKKKITWIVTSMMMLLISFSYGQEKTITGSVTDQGGIPLPGVSIVVVGTTNGTQTDFDGNYSITAAIGQKLRFSYIGQKTTEKTVGTSNTINVQLQEDAQSLDEVIVVAYGTSKKSDFTGSAVQIGAEDIKDRPISNVVQALQGAAPGVNVSAANGQPGSTPEIQIRGNGSFSSSNQPLYVVDGVQFGGDLSSLNSNDIESLTVLKDAASTSLYGSRAANGVVLITTKKGRQGRSTANLTVSQGITSRAIQEYDRVNAQQYYPLLWEARRNALSISGTVPVATANQRATDEIFGILGVNPFNVPNNQIVLPTGELNPAASLLYPDDLDWQEPLVRAGNRKNIDFAYSGGTENSDFFASIGYLDDEGWIINSGFERITGRVNVNSNVTDWLRTGVNISASTAVSNQASDGGSNSFVNPFFTTRSIAPIYPVFEHDPVTGEFILDGNGDRIYDFRNDSRVGNTTGRHVILETILNTDIQQTDNLSGRTFAEIKFLKDFTFTANATLDKRFFYRERFQTPVVGDGNPAGRSLKTSSIQTTINYNQLLNYNKEFGQHSVGVLLGHENYDFKIELLTGTRQDIIVDGNTELINFTTTTDLESYRRNLTREGYFSRVNYDFDDRYYLSASYRRDASSRFDENVRWGDFYSLGASWRIDSENFMDNISWINALKLRASYGEVGNDEIGGFFPSQALFALGNNNAGEGGILASAAGNPDIRWETNIQTDVALEFGFLENRISGTLEYYTRESTDLLFDVPLPVSAGLDEVSSNIGSWTNSGIELDLNLGIIRTDDFSWNLNINASTLNNEITVLPQEELINGSKKLIVGGDIFDFWLRDWYGVDPADGSALYVLDPELGAVGDADVRQIDGNDVTTNQNKANFDFVGSATPDVFGAFTNTFAYKGFELGFTFTYQLGGSTYDTTWANLMDPGSAGDALSTEILRRWQQPGDITDVPRLDSNQIAQFGAGSDRFLVDSDFLSLRQANIAYSFDKKVSESIGLNGLRIFLAGENLFLLNKRQGLDVVQNFQGTTSNRFTPSRAITVGLNVTF from the coding sequence ATGAAAAAAAAGATCACTTGGATTGTAACATCAATGATGATGTTACTCATTAGTTTTTCTTATGGACAAGAAAAAACTATAACGGGTAGCGTTACGGATCAAGGTGGTATTCCTTTACCAGGAGTATCAATTGTTGTCGTAGGAACTACTAACGGAACACAAACTGATTTTGACGGTAACTACTCAATTACTGCTGCGATTGGTCAAAAATTAAGATTTAGTTACATTGGTCAAAAAACAACTGAAAAAACAGTTGGTACTTCTAATACCATTAATGTTCAGTTGCAAGAAGATGCACAATCTCTTGATGAAGTTATTGTAGTTGCTTATGGTACTTCTAAAAAATCAGATTTTACCGGGTCTGCTGTGCAGATTGGTGCAGAAGATATTAAGGATAGACCAATATCTAATGTTGTACAGGCGTTACAAGGTGCTGCGCCAGGGGTTAACGTTTCAGCTGCCAACGGACAGCCAGGTTCAACTCCAGAAATTCAAATTAGAGGTAATGGTTCTTTTAGCTCTTCTAACCAACCTTTATACGTTGTAGATGGTGTTCAGTTTGGAGGAGATCTTTCTAGTTTAAATTCAAATGATATAGAAAGCCTTACCGTACTTAAAGATGCTGCATCTACTTCACTTTATGGCTCCAGAGCTGCTAACGGTGTTGTATTAATCACCACCAAAAAAGGTAGACAAGGTAGAAGCACTGCGAACCTAACGGTTTCTCAGGGGATAACTTCAAGAGCAATACAAGAATATGACAGAGTAAATGCTCAACAATATTATCCACTATTATGGGAAGCTAGAAGAAATGCCCTTTCTATTAGCGGAACTGTACCTGTTGCAACTGCAAACCAAAGAGCTACTGATGAAATATTTGGTATTTTAGGAGTTAATCCTTTCAACGTACCCAACAATCAAATTGTTTTACCTACTGGAGAGTTAAACCCTGCAGCGAGCTTATTGTATCCAGACGATCTAGACTGGCAAGAGCCTTTAGTGAGAGCTGGTAATAGAAAAAATATTGATTTTGCCTATTCTGGAGGTACTGAAAATTCAGACTTTTTTGCCTCAATAGGATATTTAGATGATGAAGGTTGGATTATTAATTCAGGTTTTGAAAGAATTACAGGACGTGTTAATGTAAATTCAAATGTTACAGATTGGTTGAGAACTGGCGTAAATATTTCTGCCTCTACTGCCGTATCAAACCAAGCATCTGATGGGGGATCAAATTCTTTTGTAAATCCATTTTTCACCACAAGATCTATTGCCCCGATTTACCCAGTATTTGAGCATGATCCTGTAACGGGAGAGTTTATACTTGATGGCAATGGAGACCGCATATATGATTTCCGTAATGACAGCAGAGTAGGTAATACAACAGGAAGACATGTCATTTTAGAAACTATTTTAAATACAGACATACAACAAACTGATAACTTATCAGGGAGAACATTTGCTGAAATAAAATTCTTAAAAGATTTTACATTTACAGCTAACGCCACTTTAGATAAGCGTTTTTTCTATAGAGAGCGTTTTCAAACGCCAGTGGTAGGCGATGGTAACCCTGCTGGAAGGTCCCTTAAAACTTCTTCGATACAGACTACCATCAATTACAATCAGTTATTGAACTACAATAAAGAATTTGGACAACACTCTGTAGGTGTGCTATTAGGTCATGAAAACTATGACTTTAAAATAGAATTACTAACAGGAACAAGACAAGATATTATTGTTGATGGTAACACAGAGCTTATTAATTTTACTACTACAACAGATTTAGAATCTTATAGAAGAAACCTTACGCGAGAAGGCTATTTTTCTCGTGTAAATTATGATTTTGATGACAGATATTACCTTTCTGCTTCTTATAGAAGAGATGCATCCTCTAGATTTGATGAAAATGTTAGATGGGGTGATTTTTACTCTCTAGGGGCTTCTTGGAGAATAGATTCAGAAAATTTTATGGATAATATTTCTTGGATTAATGCATTAAAACTAAGAGCTTCCTATGGTGAGGTTGGTAATGATGAAATAGGTGGTTTCTTTCCAAGTCAAGCACTTTTTGCTCTTGGTAACAATAATGCAGGTGAAGGTGGTATTCTTGCCTCCGCGGCAGGTAATCCAGACATAAGATGGGAAACGAACATTCAAACAGATGTTGCTTTGGAATTTGGCTTTTTAGAGAATAGAATTTCTGGAACTTTGGAGTATTACACAAGAGAATCGACAGATTTATTATTTGATGTACCCTTACCAGTAAGTGCCGGTTTGGATGAAGTATCTTCGAACATTGGTAGTTGGACAAACTCTGGTATCGAACTAGACTTAAATTTAGGGATTATTAGGACAGATGATTTTTCTTGGAATTTAAATATAAATGCCTCAACCTTAAATAATGAAATTACGGTATTGCCACAAGAAGAATTGATTAATGGTTCTAAAAAGCTAATTGTAGGAGGTGATATTTTTGATTTTTGGCTTAGAGATTGGTATGGGGTAGATCCAGCTGATGGTTCAGCGCTTTACGTTTTAGATCCAGAATTAGGAGCTGTTGGTGATGCCGATGTTAGACAAATTGACGGAAACGATGTTACGACCAACCAAAATAAAGCTAATTTTGATTTTGTAGGTTCTGCTACTCCAGACGTGTTTGGAGCATTTACCAATACCTTTGCTTATAAAGGTTTTGAATTAGGTTTTACATTTACCTACCAATTAGGAGGAAGTACTTATGACACTACTTGGGCAAATCTAATGGACCCTGGTAGCGCTGGCGATGCTTTAAGCACCGAAATTTTAAGAAGATGGCAACAACCTGGAGATATTACTGATGTACCAAGGTTAGATTCGAATCAAATTGCACAGTTTGGAGCTGGTTCTGATAGATTTTTAGTAGATTCAGATTTCTTATCCCTGAGACAAGCAAACATAGCTTACAGTTTTGATAAAAAAGTTTCAGAAAGCATTGGCTTAAATGGATTAAGAATATTTTTAGCTGGTGAGAATTTATTTTTATTAAATAAAAGACAAGGTTTGGATGTTGTTCAAAATTTCCAAGGAACAACAAGCAATAGGTTTACACCTTCCAGAGCTATTACCGTAGGACTTAATGTTACATTTTAA